Proteins encoded together in one Pseudomonas sp. ADAK13 window:
- a CDS encoding chorismate mutase: MKLKLGLILLAISANVLAAPPTLAPLLDSIAERLAIADQVALSKWDSHKPVEDRAREQDVIASVVAQAPSYKLAPAQAEQFFSAQIEANKLVQYAHLSDWQLKGKAPNDPRPDLVGQIRPELDLLQKRLLQQLADFTPERTNPQCPQWLAQANHAPAKDALHQLAMIRATAELCLL, translated from the coding sequence TTGAAACTCAAACTTGGGCTCATCTTGCTGGCTATCAGCGCCAATGTATTGGCCGCACCACCCACCCTCGCCCCGCTACTCGACAGCATCGCCGAACGCCTGGCGATCGCCGACCAGGTGGCCCTGAGCAAATGGGACAGCCACAAGCCGGTTGAGGACCGTGCGCGGGAACAGGACGTGATCGCCAGCGTCGTGGCCCAGGCCCCGAGCTACAAACTGGCACCGGCGCAGGCCGAGCAGTTTTTCTCGGCCCAGATCGAGGCGAACAAACTGGTGCAGTACGCCCACTTGTCCGATTGGCAGCTGAAAGGCAAGGCGCCCAACGACCCGCGCCCTGATTTGGTCGGCCAGATCCGCCCTGAACTGGACCTGCTGCAAAAACGCCTGCTGCAACAGCTGGCGGACTTCACCCCGGAACGCACCAACCCGCAGTGTCCGCAATGGCTGGCCCAGGCTAATCACGCGCCTGCCAAAGACGCGCTGCACCAACTGGCGATGATCCGCGCCACCGCCGAGCTGTGCCTCTTGTAG
- the glnL gene encoding nitrogen regulation protein NR(II), translated as MTISDALHRLLLDNLTTATILLNDELRLEYMNPAAEMLLAISGQRSHGQFISELFTESAEALSSLRQAVEQAHPFTKREAMLTALTGQTLTVDYAVTPILSHGATLLLLEVHPRDRLLRITKEEAQLSKQETSKMLVRGLAHEIKNPLGGIRGAAQLLARELPDENLKDYTNVIIEEADRLRNLVDRMLGSNKLPSLAMTNVHEVLERVCQLVEAESQGCITLVRDYDPSIPDVLIDREQMIQAVLNIVRNAMQAISSQNELRLGRISLRTRALRQFTIGHVRHRLVTKVEIIDNGPGIPAELQETIFFPMVSGRPDGTGLGLAITQNIISQHQGLIECESHPGHTTFSIFLPLEQGAPST; from the coding sequence ATGACCATCAGCGACGCACTGCACCGCCTGCTACTCGACAACCTGACCACCGCGACCATTCTGCTCAATGACGAACTTCGTCTTGAGTACATGAACCCGGCGGCGGAGATGCTGCTGGCCATCAGCGGACAGCGCAGCCATGGGCAATTCATCAGCGAACTGTTCACCGAGTCGGCTGAAGCCTTGAGTTCGTTGCGCCAGGCCGTGGAGCAGGCGCACCCGTTCACCAAGCGCGAAGCGATGCTCACCGCCCTCACCGGCCAGACCCTGACCGTCGACTATGCGGTAACGCCGATCCTGAGCCACGGCGCCACCTTGCTGCTGCTGGAGGTGCATCCCCGGGATCGCCTGCTGCGCATCACCAAGGAAGAAGCGCAACTGTCCAAGCAGGAAACCAGCAAGATGCTGGTGCGCGGCCTGGCCCACGAGATCAAGAACCCGCTGGGCGGGATTCGCGGCGCCGCACAGTTGCTGGCCCGCGAGCTGCCGGACGAGAACCTCAAGGACTACACCAACGTCATCATCGAGGAAGCCGACCGTCTGCGTAACCTGGTAGACCGCATGCTCGGTTCCAACAAACTGCCGTCGCTGGCGATGACCAACGTGCATGAAGTGCTGGAGCGCGTTTGCCAACTGGTAGAGGCCGAAAGCCAAGGCTGCATCACCTTGGTGCGCGACTACGACCCAAGCATTCCCGACGTATTGATCGACCGCGAGCAGATGATCCAGGCGGTGCTCAATATTGTGCGCAACGCCATGCAGGCCATCAGCAGCCAGAACGAACTGCGCCTGGGCCGCATCAGCCTGCGCACCCGCGCGTTGCGCCAGTTCACCATCGGCCACGTGCGCCATCGCCTGGTGACCAAGGTCGAGATCATCGATAACGGCCCGGGTATCCCGGCCGAACTGCAGGAAACCATCTTTTTCCCAATGGTCAGCGGCCGCCCGGACGGTACCGGGCTGGGCCTGGCCATTACCCAGAACATCATCAGCCAGCACCAGGGTTTGATCGAGTGTGAGAGCCATCCCGGCCACACCACGTTCTCGATCTTTCTGCCACTGGAACAAGGAGCCCCATCGACATGA
- the ntrC gene encoding nitrogen regulation protein NR(I), translating to MSRSETVWIVDDDRSIRWVLEKALQQEGMTTQSFDSADGVMSRLARQQPDVIISDIRMPGASGLDLLARIREQHPRLPVIIMTAHSDLDSAVASYQGGAFEYLPKPFDVDEAVALVKRANQHAQEQQNQEAPPALTRTPEIIGEAPAMQEVFRAIGRLSHSNITVLINGESGTGKELVAHALHRHSPRAASPFIALNMAAIPKDLMESELFGHEKGAFTGAANLRRGRFEQADGGTLFLDEIGDMPADTQTRLLRVLADGEFYRVGGHTPVKVDVRIIAATHQNLETLVHAGKFREDLFHRLNVIRIHIPRMSDRREDIPTLARHFLSRAAQELAVEPKLLKSETEEYLKNLPWPGNVRQLENTCRWITVMASGREVHISDLPPELLSLPQDSAPVTNWEQALRQWADQALARGQSNLLDSAVPAFERIMIETALKHTAGRRRDAAVLLGWGRNTLTRKIKELGMKVDGGDDDEGDEA from the coding sequence ATGAGCCGTAGTGAAACTGTCTGGATCGTCGATGACGACCGTTCTATCCGCTGGGTCCTGGAGAAAGCCTTGCAACAGGAAGGCATGACCACCCAGAGCTTCGACAGCGCCGACGGGGTGATGAGCCGCCTGGCTCGCCAGCAGCCCGACGTGATCATCTCCGACATCCGCATGCCCGGCGCCAGTGGCCTGGACTTGCTGGCGCGGATTCGCGAGCAGCACCCGCGCTTGCCGGTGATCATCATGACCGCGCACTCGGACCTGGACAGCGCTGTCGCGTCCTATCAGGGCGGCGCCTTTGAATACCTGCCGAAACCGTTCGACGTGGACGAAGCGGTGGCCCTGGTAAAACGCGCCAACCAGCACGCCCAGGAACAGCAAAACCAGGAAGCCCCGCCGGCCCTGACCCGTACCCCGGAAATCATCGGCGAAGCCCCGGCGATGCAGGAAGTGTTTCGCGCCATCGGGCGTTTGAGCCACTCGAACATCACCGTGCTGATCAACGGCGAGTCGGGTACCGGTAAAGAGCTGGTGGCCCACGCCCTGCACCGTCACAGCCCACGGGCGGCGTCGCCGTTTATCGCGCTGAACATGGCAGCGATTCCGAAGGACTTGATGGAGTCGGAACTGTTCGGCCATGAAAAAGGCGCGTTCACCGGCGCGGCCAACCTGCGCCGGGGCCGTTTTGAACAGGCCGATGGCGGCACGCTGTTCCTCGATGAAATCGGCGACATGCCGGCCGACACCCAGACGCGCCTGCTGCGGGTACTGGCAGACGGCGAGTTTTATCGCGTAGGCGGGCACACGCCGGTCAAGGTCGACGTACGCATCATCGCGGCGACCCACCAGAACCTGGAAACCCTGGTGCATGCCGGGAAATTCCGTGAAGACTTGTTCCACCGTCTGAACGTGATCCGCATCCACATCCCACGGATGTCGGACCGCCGCGAAGACATCCCGACCCTCGCGCGTCACTTCCTCAGCCGCGCCGCCCAGGAGCTGGCCGTCGAGCCGAAGCTGCTGAAAAGCGAGACCGAGGAATACCTGAAGAACCTGCCATGGCCGGGCAACGTGCGTCAGTTGGAGAACACCTGCCGCTGGATCACGGTGATGGCTTCGGGGCGCGAAGTGCATATCAGCGACCTGCCGCCGGAGCTGCTGAGCCTGCCTCAGGATTCGGCACCGGTGACCAACTGGGAGCAGGCGTTGCGCCAGTGGGCTGACCAGGCGTTGGCACGTGGCCAGTCGAACCTGCTGGACAGCGCTGTGCCGGCCTTCGAGCGGATCATGATCGAAACCGCCCTCAAGCATACCGCCGGTCGTCGTCGCGACGCCGCCGTGCTGCTGGGCTGGGGCCGCAATACGCTGACACGCAAGATCAAGGAGCTGGGGATGAAGGTCGACGGCGGCGATGATGACGAAGGTGATGAGGCCTGA
- a CDS encoding tRNA (cytidine(34)-2'-O)-methyltransferase yields MFHVILFQPEIPPNTGNVIRLCANSGCHLHLIEPLGFDMDDKRLRRAGLDYHEYATLQRHADLASCLESLNHPRLFAFTTKGSRPFHDASFAEGDAFLFGPESRGLPAEVLDALPDGHRLRLPMREGCRSLNLSNTVAVAVYEGWRQLGFK; encoded by the coding sequence ATGTTTCACGTCATCCTTTTTCAACCAGAAATTCCGCCGAATACCGGCAACGTTATCAGGCTGTGCGCCAACAGTGGCTGCCACCTGCATTTGATCGAACCGTTGGGCTTCGACATGGACGACAAGCGCCTGCGCCGCGCCGGGCTCGACTACCACGAGTACGCCACCCTGCAGCGCCACGCCGACCTCGCCAGTTGCCTGGAAAGCCTGAACCACCCACGGTTGTTCGCGTTTACCACCAAGGGCTCGCGGCCGTTCCATGATGCCAGCTTTGCCGAAGGCGACGCCTTCCTGTTCGGCCCGGAAAGCCGGGGCCTGCCGGCAGAGGTGCTCGACGCCCTGCCCGACGGCCACCGCCTGCGCCTGCCGATGCGCGAAGGCTGCCGCAGCCTGAACCTGTCCAACACCGTGGCCGTCGCCGTCTACGAAGGTTGGCGGCAACTCGGTTTCAAGTAA
- the secB gene encoding protein-export chaperone SecB, translating into MTDQQNTEAAAEEAQGPQFSLQRIYVRDLSFEAPKSPAIFRQEWTPSVALDLNTRQKALEGDFHEVVLTLSVTVKNGEEVAFIAEVQQAGIFLIQGLDEASMSHTLGAFCPNILFPYARETLDSLVTRGSFPALMLAPVNFDALYAQELQRMQQEGSPTVQ; encoded by the coding sequence ATGACTGACCAACAGAACACCGAAGCGGCAGCAGAAGAGGCTCAAGGCCCACAATTTTCCCTGCAGCGTATTTACGTACGCGACTTGTCGTTCGAAGCGCCAAAAAGCCCGGCCATCTTCCGTCAGGAATGGACCCCGAGCGTCGCACTGGACCTGAACACCCGTCAAAAGGCCCTGGAAGGCGACTTCCACGAGGTCGTGCTGACCTTGTCGGTGACCGTCAAGAACGGCGAAGAAGTGGCCTTCATCGCTGAAGTGCAACAGGCCGGCATCTTCCTGATCCAGGGCCTGGACGAAGCGTCCATGAGCCACACCCTGGGCGCGTTCTGCCCGAACATCCTGTTCCCGTATGCCCGTGAGACCCTGGACAGCCTGGTCACCCGTGGCTCGTTCCCGGCGCTGATGCTGGCTCCGGTGAACTTCGATGCCCTGTATGCGCAAGAGCTGCAGCGCATGCAACAGGAAGGTTCGCCAACGGTTCAGTAA
- the grxC gene encoding glutaredoxin 3: MSQVVVYSSDYCPYCMRAKALLEKKGIAFEEIKVDGKPQVRAEMTKKAGRTSVPQIWIGDKHVGGCDDLFALERAGKLDALLHV; encoded by the coding sequence ATGAGCCAGGTTGTCGTTTATTCCAGCGATTATTGCCCTTATTGCATGCGGGCCAAGGCCCTGCTTGAGAAAAAGGGCATTGCCTTCGAAGAGATCAAGGTTGATGGCAAGCCCCAGGTGCGCGCCGAGATGACCAAGAAAGCGGGACGCACGTCCGTGCCGCAGATCTGGATCGGTGACAAGCATGTCGGTGGATGCGATGACCTGTTCGCACTCGAGCGCGCCGGTAAACTGGATGCGCTGCTTCACGTCTGA
- a CDS encoding rhodanese-like domain-containing protein yields the protein MVDHLIAFATTHYLLAGAFVVLLALLIAHEMSRGGRSLSTSELTALVNKDEAVVVDIRPAKDFAAGHIVGALNIPQDKLISRLAELEKHKAKTIILVDAQGQHSGTHAREMLKSGFNAAKLSGGISSWRGDNLPLVK from the coding sequence ATGGTTGATCACCTGATTGCATTTGCCACTACCCACTATTTGCTCGCTGGTGCGTTCGTCGTACTGCTGGCGCTGCTGATCGCTCACGAAATGAGCCGCGGTGGCCGCAGCCTCAGCACGTCCGAGCTGACCGCTCTGGTCAACAAGGATGAGGCTGTAGTGGTGGACATTCGTCCCGCCAAGGATTTCGCCGCCGGTCATATTGTCGGCGCGCTGAACATTCCCCAGGACAAGCTGATTTCGCGCCTGGCCGAGCTGGAAAAGCACAAGGCCAAGACCATCATCCTGGTCGACGCCCAAGGCCAGCACTCCGGCACCCACGCCCGCGAGATGCTGAAATCCGGTTTCAACGCGGCCAAACTGTCGGGTGGTATCTCCAGCTGGCGTGGCGATAACCTGCCGCTGGTGAAGTGA
- the gpmI gene encoding 2,3-bisphosphoglycerate-independent phosphoglycerate mutase, which translates to MTTTPKPLVLIILDGFGHSESHHDNAVYSARKPVLDRLSATVPNGLISGSGMDVGLPDGQMGNSEVGHMNLGAGRVVYQDFTRVTKAIRDGEFFENPTICAAVDKAVKAGKAVHFMGLLSDGGVHSHQDHLIAMAELAFKRGAEKIYLHAFLDGRDTPPKSAQSSIELLDETFKTLGKGRIASLVGRYFAMDRDNRWDRVAQAYNLIVDGQAEFNAATAQEGLEAAYARGESDEFVKATTIGEPVKVEDGDAVVFMNFRADRARELSHVFVDNGFKDFERARQPKVEFVMLTQYAANIPAPSAFAPGSLENVLGDYLAKNGKTQLRIAETEKYAHVTFFFSGGREEPFPGEERILIPSPKVATYDLQPEMSAPEVTDKIVDAIEHQRYDVIVVNYANGDMVGHSGNLEAAVKAVECLDLCVGRIVDALDKVGGEALITADHGNCEQMSDESTGQAHTAHTTEPVPFIYVGKRDLKVRDGGVLADVAPTMLMLMGLEKPKEMTGTSILV; encoded by the coding sequence ATGACTACTACGCCTAAACCTTTGGTCCTGATAATTCTCGATGGCTTCGGACACAGTGAAAGCCACCATGACAACGCTGTGTACTCGGCCAGGAAGCCAGTACTGGACCGTCTGAGCGCTACCGTACCGAACGGCCTGATCTCCGGGTCGGGCATGGATGTTGGCCTGCCGGACGGCCAGATGGGCAACTCGGAAGTCGGGCACATGAACCTCGGTGCCGGACGAGTGGTCTATCAAGACTTCACCCGCGTGACCAAAGCGATCCGCGACGGCGAATTTTTCGAGAACCCGACCATCTGCGCGGCGGTGGACAAAGCGGTCAAGGCCGGCAAGGCCGTGCACTTCATGGGCCTGCTGTCGGACGGCGGGGTCCACAGTCACCAGGACCACCTGATCGCCATGGCCGAACTGGCCTTCAAGCGCGGTGCCGAGAAAATCTACCTGCACGCCTTCCTCGACGGTCGCGACACCCCGCCGAAAAGCGCCCAGTCCTCCATCGAACTGCTGGACGAAACCTTCAAGACCCTCGGCAAAGGCCGTATTGCCAGCCTGGTCGGCCGTTACTTCGCGATGGACCGTGACAACCGCTGGGACCGCGTGGCACAAGCCTACAACCTGATCGTCGACGGCCAGGCCGAATTCAACGCCGCCACCGCCCAGGAGGGCCTGGAAGCCGCTTACGCCCGTGGCGAGAGCGACGAATTCGTCAAGGCCACCACGATCGGTGAGCCGGTCAAGGTCGAAGACGGCGACGCCGTGGTGTTCATGAACTTCCGCGCCGACCGTGCCCGCGAGCTGAGCCATGTGTTTGTCGATAACGGCTTCAAGGACTTCGAGCGCGCCCGCCAGCCGAAAGTCGAATTCGTGATGCTGACCCAATACGCCGCCAACATCCCGGCCCCGTCGGCATTCGCCCCGGGCAGCCTGGAAAACGTGCTGGGCGATTACCTGGCGAAAAACGGCAAGACTCAACTGCGCATTGCCGAAACCGAGAAATACGCCCACGTGACCTTCTTCTTCTCCGGCGGTCGCGAAGAACCGTTCCCGGGTGAAGAACGCATCCTGATCCCGTCGCCAAAAGTCGCCACCTACGACCTGCAGCCGGAAATGAGTGCCCCGGAAGTCACGGACAAAATCGTCGACGCCATCGAGCACCAGCGCTATGACGTGATCGTGGTCAACTACGCCAACGGTGACATGGTGGGCCACAGCGGCAACCTGGAAGCAGCGGTGAAAGCCGTGGAATGCCTGGACCTGTGCGTCGGCCGCATCGTCGACGCCCTGGACAAGGTGGGCGGCGAAGCGCTGATCACCGCCGACCACGGCAACTGCGAGCAAATGTCCGACGAATCCACCGGCCAGGCCCACACCGCCCACACCACCGAGCCGGTGCCGTTCATCTACGTTGGCAAGCGCGACCTGAAAGTGCGTGACGGCGGTGTGCTGGCCGACGTGGCACCGACCATGTTGATGCTGATGGGGCTGGAGAAGCCGAAAGAGATGACTGGCACTTCGATTCTGGTCTGA
- a CDS encoding PBECR2 nuclease fold domain-containing protein, whose product MPFIHESKGQQTWLDYGLPDLRSLDRTLRAPPVEEVVAGNDIPTAIDIVARHFGIAHSSCSEVEIASPLGQIAIRRSCLQHIVEKRQDARERYVRFALDTLTGPLEVWRVAYSDCSARLAFIGVYESRRQMLVVVNIQAGNVLWNFMQTDAKALNKHRHGELLYKRYELL is encoded by the coding sequence ATGCCCTTTATTCACGAGTCAAAAGGTCAACAAACTTGGCTCGATTATGGGCTTCCCGACCTTCGCAGCCTGGATCGGACTCTGCGAGCACCTCCGGTCGAGGAGGTGGTCGCCGGCAACGACATCCCAACGGCCATCGATATAGTCGCAAGGCATTTTGGCATCGCCCATTCGAGTTGTTCAGAAGTGGAAATCGCTTCGCCGTTGGGGCAAATCGCGATCAGGCGCAGCTGTCTGCAGCACATTGTTGAAAAGCGGCAGGACGCCAGAGAGCGATATGTCAGGTTCGCTTTGGACACACTGACGGGGCCTCTGGAAGTATGGCGTGTTGCTTATAGCGACTGCTCCGCTCGTTTAGCATTCATTGGGGTTTATGAATCCAGGAGGCAGATGCTGGTCGTGGTCAATATTCAGGCTGGCAATGTGCTGTGGAACTTCATGCAGACAGACGCCAAAGCCTTGAATAAGCATCGCCATGGTGAGTTGCTCTACAAGCGTTACGAGCTTTTGTAA
- a CDS encoding murein hydrolase activator EnvC family protein, producing the protein MLRALITLALVCLLQPAFADERAQTQQQLDATRQDITELKKLLGKLQEEKSGVQKDLRGTETEMGKLEKQVQELQKELKKSESELERLDGEKKKLQSARVEQQRLIAIQARAAYQNGRQEYLKLLLNQQNPEKFARTLTYYDYLSKARMEQLKSFNETLRQLANVETEIANQQSQLLDQKSSLDSQRDELDKVRKERQQALAKLNDDVKARDAKLKNREQDQADLAKVLKTIEETLARQAREAEEARQKALIAQQEAEKKREREAAEALATDAPAPRKPARAAPGPLVSSAGESFGGPFASARGKLPWPVDGRLLARFGETRGDDTRAKWDGVMISAGAGTQVHAIHGGRVVFADWLRGAGLLVILDHGNGYLSLYGHNQTLLKAAGDVVKAGESISTVGNSGGQDTPALYFAIRQQGRPSDPAQWCRTQG; encoded by the coding sequence ATGCTTCGCGCCTTGATTACCCTCGCTCTTGTCTGCCTGCTCCAACCGGCGTTTGCCGATGAGCGCGCACAAACCCAACAACAGTTGGACGCTACGCGTCAGGACATTACCGAGCTGAAGAAACTGCTCGGCAAGCTCCAGGAAGAGAAATCCGGCGTGCAGAAAGACCTGCGCGGCACGGAAACCGAGATGGGCAAGCTCGAGAAGCAGGTCCAGGAGCTGCAAAAAGAACTAAAGAAGAGCGAGTCGGAACTGGAGCGACTCGACGGTGAGAAAAAAAAACTCCAGAGCGCCCGCGTTGAACAGCAACGCCTGATCGCGATCCAGGCCCGCGCCGCCTACCAGAATGGCCGCCAGGAATACCTCAAGCTGCTGCTCAACCAGCAGAACCCGGAAAAATTCGCCCGCACCCTCACCTACTACGACTACCTGAGCAAGGCCCGTATGGAGCAATTGAAAAGCTTCAACGAGACCCTGCGCCAGTTGGCCAATGTCGAAACAGAAATCGCCAACCAGCAGTCGCAGTTGCTCGACCAGAAAAGCAGCCTCGACAGCCAGCGGGACGAGCTGGACAAGGTTCGCAAGGAGCGCCAGCAAGCACTGGCCAAGCTGAATGACGACGTAAAGGCCCGCGATGCCAAGCTCAAGAATCGCGAGCAAGACCAGGCCGACCTGGCCAAAGTCCTGAAAACCATCGAGGAAACCCTGGCTCGCCAGGCTCGCGAGGCCGAAGAAGCGCGGCAAAAAGCGCTGATCGCCCAGCAGGAAGCCGAAAAAAAGCGCGAGCGTGAGGCCGCCGAGGCCCTGGCCACTGATGCCCCGGCCCCGCGCAAACCGGCGCGTGCAGCGCCTGGCCCGCTGGTTTCCAGCGCCGGCGAATCCTTCGGCGGTCCTTTTGCTTCAGCCCGGGGCAAACTTCCATGGCCAGTTGATGGTCGATTACTGGCACGCTTTGGTGAAACCCGTGGCGATGACACCCGCGCCAAGTGGGACGGTGTGATGATCAGTGCCGGTGCCGGCACCCAGGTCCACGCCATCCACGGCGGTCGCGTGGTGTTCGCCGATTGGCTGCGTGGCGCAGGTTTGTTGGTGATTCTTGACCACGGTAATGGCTATTTGAGCCTTTACGGCCACAATCAAACTTTGCTCAAAGCGGCAGGTGATGTTGTAAAAGCCGGTGAATCCATCTCCACTGTCGGTAACAGTGGTGGCCAGGACACTCCGGCGCTGTACTTCGCTATTCGTCAGCAGGGCCGCCCGAGCGACCCGGCACAATGGTGCCGCACCCAAGGATAA
- a CDS encoding S41 family peptidase, with amino-acid sequence MLHLSRLTSLALTIALVIGAPLAFADQTAQSATAATTKAPLPLDELRTFAEVMDRIKAAYVEPVDDKTLLENAIKGMLSNLDPHSAYLGPEDFAELQESTSGEFGGLGIEVGAEDGQIKVVSPIDDTPASKAGIQAGDLIVKINGQPTRGQTMTEAVDKMRGKIGQKITLTLVRDGGNPFDVTLARATITVKSVKSQLLESGYGYIRITQFQVKTGDEVAKALAKLRKDNGKKLSGIVLDLRNNPGGVLQAAVEVVDHFITKGLIVYTKGRIANSELRFSATGNDLSEGVPMVVLINGGSASASEIVAGALQDQKRGVLMGTTSFGKGSVQTVLPLNNERALKITTALYYTPNGRSIQAQGIVPDIEVRKAKITNEADSEFYKEADLQGHLGNGNGGADQPTGSGSKAKPMPQDDDYQLAQALSLLKGLSITRSR; translated from the coding sequence ATGCTGCATTTGTCCCGCCTCACATCGCTGGCCCTGACGATCGCCCTGGTGATCGGCGCGCCTTTGGCATTCGCCGACCAGACCGCCCAGTCAGCTACGGCCGCGACCACCAAGGCCCCGCTGCCGCTGGACGAGTTGCGCACCTTTGCCGAGGTCATGGACCGGATCAAGGCTGCCTATGTCGAGCCGGTGGACGACAAGACCCTGCTGGAAAATGCCATCAAGGGCATGCTCAGCAACCTTGACCCGCACTCCGCCTACCTGGGCCCGGAAGATTTCGCCGAGCTGCAGGAAAGCACCAGCGGTGAATTCGGTGGCCTGGGCATTGAAGTCGGCGCCGAAGACGGCCAGATCAAAGTGGTCTCGCCAATTGACGACACGCCAGCGTCCAAGGCCGGGATCCAGGCAGGCGACCTGATCGTCAAGATCAACGGCCAGCCGACCCGCGGCCAGACCATGACCGAAGCCGTCGACAAGATGCGCGGCAAGATCGGCCAGAAAATCACCCTGACCCTGGTGCGCGACGGCGGCAACCCGTTTGACGTGACCCTGGCGCGCGCGACCATCACGGTCAAGAGCGTGAAAAGCCAGCTGCTGGAGTCGGGCTACGGTTACATCCGTATCACCCAGTTCCAGGTCAAGACCGGCGACGAAGTGGCCAAGGCCCTGGCCAAGCTGCGTAAAGACAACGGCAAGAAACTCAGCGGCATCGTGCTCGACCTGCGCAACAACCCGGGCGGTGTGTTGCAGGCAGCGGTGGAAGTGGTCGACCACTTCATCACCAAGGGCCTGATCGTCTACACCAAGGGCCGTATCGCCAACTCCGAACTGCGCTTCTCGGCCACCGGCAACGACCTCAGCGAAGGCGTGCCAATGGTTGTGCTGATCAACGGCGGCAGCGCCTCGGCTTCGGAAATCGTCGCCGGCGCCCTGCAGGACCAGAAACGCGGCGTGCTGATGGGCACCACCAGCTTCGGCAAAGGCTCGGTGCAAACCGTGCTGCCGCTGAACAACGAGCGCGCCTTGAAGATCACCACCGCGCTGTACTACACGCCGAATGGCCGCTCGATCCAGGCCCAGGGCATCGTGCCGGACATCGAAGTGCGCAAGGCCAAGATCACCAACGAGGCCGACAGCGAGTTCTACAAGGAAGCGGACCTGCAAGGTCACCTGGGCAACGGCAACGGCGGCGCCGACCAGCCTACCGGCAGCGGCTCGAAAGCCAAGCCGATGCCACAGGACGACGATTACCAGTTGGCCCAGGCGCTGAGCCTGCTCAAGGGCCTGAGCATTACGCGCAGCCGTTGA
- a CDS encoding divergent polysaccharide deacetylase family protein codes for MRRGLILALLCCLAGVAQGNPASTAPAEHKAYLTLIIDDLGQNLPRDRRVLALPGPVTTAIMPDTPHAAEFAREAHKAGKIVILHMPMDPATGPFAWHPDLPIEELGKRLDAAFKAVPYTAGINNHMGSRMTAQPEAMAWLMGELQRRHKFFVDSRTSAKTVAAAEAQKIGLASVSRDVFLDDERTEAAITTQLQTAIKLAHKQGSAVMIGHPYPQTLAVLERELPKLKAQGIEWIDIKLMISLRSNRAMAGHGKDGTYR; via the coding sequence ATGCGTCGTGGCCTGATCCTCGCTTTGCTGTGCTGTCTGGCGGGAGTTGCCCAAGGCAACCCCGCCAGTACTGCCCCCGCTGAACACAAAGCCTACCTGACCCTGATCATCGACGACCTCGGGCAAAACCTGCCCCGGGATCGTCGCGTGCTCGCCCTGCCCGGCCCTGTGACTACGGCGATCATGCCCGACACACCCCACGCCGCCGAATTTGCCCGTGAAGCCCACAAGGCCGGCAAGATCGTCATCCTGCACATGCCCATGGACCCGGCCACCGGCCCATTCGCGTGGCACCCTGACCTGCCCATCGAAGAGCTGGGCAAACGCCTGGACGCCGCCTTCAAGGCTGTACCCTACACCGCCGGCATCAACAACCACATGGGCAGCCGCATGACAGCGCAGCCCGAGGCCATGGCCTGGCTGATGGGTGAATTGCAGCGGCGCCACAAGTTCTTCGTCGACAGCCGCACCAGCGCCAAGACCGTGGCGGCAGCCGAAGCGCAGAAAATCGGCCTGGCCAGCGTTTCGCGGGATGTGTTCCTCGATGACGAACGCACCGAAGCGGCCATCACCACCCAACTGCAAACCGCGATCAAGCTGGCCCACAAACAGGGTTCGGCCGTGATGATCGGCCACCCTTATCCACAGACGCTGGCGGTGCTGGAACGCGAGTTGCCCAAGCTCAAGGCCCAGGGCATCGAGTGGATCGATATCAAGTTGATGATCAGCCTGCGCAGCAATCGCGCGATGGCTGGGCACGGCAAAGACGGCACGTATCGCTGA